In Deltaproteobacteria bacterium, the following are encoded in one genomic region:
- a CDS encoding type II toxin-antitoxin system VapB family antitoxin, translated as MKRTNIVLDEKLVAEAMRLSGLTTTKQIVHLALKTFIQRAKRQSILKLRGKVDWDGDLSVWRD; from the coding sequence ATGAAAAGAACAAATATTGTCTTAGATGAAAAGCTAGTTGCAGAAGCTATGCGTTTAAGTGGTTTAACGACTACAAAACAAATAGTTCATCTTGCTCTTAAAACATTTATACAAAGGGCAAAACGACAAAGCATATTAAAATTACGAGGTAAGGTTGATTGGGATGGTGATTTAAGTGTCTGGAGAGACTAA
- a CDS encoding PIN domain nuclease codes for MSGETKSVLNSIGILPDTSAWIDFFRGNNSKAANFLTESIQSDSSIFITGLIVTEILRGCTNERQSLKVLSSLRAFPFIEPIYPKTYIDAASLYRTARTKGLTIRSTVDCIIAALAIEHNIAVLHSDRDYKAIAKISKLQEV; via the coding sequence GTGTCTGGAGAGACTAAAAGCGTATTAAATTCAATAGGTATTTTGCCTGACACATCAGCTTGGATTGATTTTTTTAGAGGAAATAATTCGAAAGCAGCTAATTTTCTTACTGAATCAATCCAAAGTGATTCATCTATTTTTATAACAGGTTTAATAGTTACAGAAATTTTGCGTGGTTGTACTAATGAACGTCAATCGTTAAAAGTATTAAGTTCTCTGCGAGCATTTCCATTTATTGAGCCAATATATCCTAAAACATACATTGATGCTGCATCGCTTTATAGAACTGCACGTACTAAAGGCTTAACTATTCGTAGTACTGTAGACTGTATTATCGCAGCACTCGCAATTGAACATAATATTGCAGTTCTTCATTCTGATCGTGACTATAAAGCCATTGCAAAAATATCAAAATTACAAGAAGTTTAA